The following are encoded together in the Chiloscyllium plagiosum isolate BGI_BamShark_2017 chromosome 1, ASM401019v2, whole genome shotgun sequence genome:
- the LOC122550725 gene encoding BTB/POZ domain-containing protein KCTD8-like isoform X4 has translation MPDAFRLCVSLSLTDTHTQIHPRRRLPVQWVPTEGCAHCGLGAEASLLFEFPLCPVQPESLPPSLPAAMAEVSSSSPFPEVLELNVGGQVYVTKHDTLLSVSDSLLAELFSRKQTRVLPRDNRGRYFLDRDGFLFRYILDYLRDRRLVLPEHFPEKERLLREAEHFQLAELVSLLTARLPQHSSAAEDACPSDIEESSQSSELLAKGAAGPAARGSGFITLGYRGSYTLVRDNQADAKFRRVARIMVCGRIALTKEVFGDTLNESRDPDRPPEKYTSRFYLKFTYLEQAFDRLSEAGFHMVACNSTGTATFINQYREDKTWSSYTEYIFFHSEKCCILLPLSGTISKHRRGKQNIEYEGRRIKK, from the coding sequence ATGCCGGACGCCTTCAGactttgtgtctctctctcactcactgacacacacacacagatccatCCTCGCCGCCGCCTGCCAGTGCAGTGGGTGCCCACTGAGGGATGTGCACACTGTGGTCTAGGAGCTGAGGCCAGCCTGCTGTTTGAGTTTCCCCTCTGCCCAGTGCAGCCCgagtccctccctccctccctccctgcagCGATGGCTGAGGTCAGCAGCAGTAGCCCGTTCCCGGAGGTGTTGGAGCTCAACGTTGGCGGGCAGGTCTATGTCACCAAACACGACACCTTGCTGAGCGTCTCCGACTCGCTGCTCGCCGAGCTCTTCTCCAGGAAGCAAACTCGGGTGCTGCCCCGGGACAACAGGGGACGCTACTTCCTGGACCGGGACGGGTTCCTGTTCAGGTACATCCTGGATTACCTGCGGGACAGGAGGCTGGTGCTGCCCGAGCACTTCCCGGAGAAGGagaggctgctccgggaagccgAGCACTTCCAGCTGGCTGAGCTGGTCAGCTTGCTGACAGCGCGGCTCCcccagcacagctctgcagccgAGGACGCCTGTCCCAGCGATATCGAGGAGAGCTCCCAGAGCAGCGAGCTCTTGGCCAAGGGTGCTGCCGGCCCGGCGGCCAGGGGCTCCGGCTTCATCACGCTCGGTTACCGAGGCTCCTACACCCTGGTCAGGGACAACCAGGCGGACGCCAAGTTCCGCAGGGTGGCCAGGATCATGGTGTGCGGCAGGATCGCCCTGACTAAGGAGGTTTTCGGGGACACCCTGAACGAGAGCCGGGACCCGGACCGACCTCCGGAGAAGTACACGTCCCGTTTCTACCTGAAGTTCACTTACCTGGAGCAAGCGTTTGACCGCCTCTCCGAGGCTGGCTTTCATATGGTGGCGTGTAACTCTACCGGCACCGCCACCTTCATCAACCAGTACCGAGAAGACAAAACGTGGAGCAGCTACACCGAGTACATCTTCTTCC
- the LOC122550725 gene encoding BTB/POZ domain-containing protein KCTD8-like isoform X5, producing the protein MPDAFRLCVSLSLTDTHTQIHPRRRLPVQWVPTEGCAHCGLGAEASLLFEFPLCPVQPESLPPSLPAAMAEVSSSSPFPEVLELNVGGQVYVTKHDTLLSVSDSLLAELFSRKQTRVLPRDNRGRYFLDRDGFLFRYILDYLRDRRLVLPEHFPEKERLLREAEHFQLAELVSLLTARLPQHSSAAEDACPSDIEESSQSSELLAKGAAGPAARGSGFITLGYRGSYTLVRDNQADAKFRRVARIMVCGRIALTKEVFGDTLNESRDPDRPPEKYTSRFYLKFTYLEQAFDRLSEAGFHMVACNSTGTATFINQYREDKTWSSYTEYIFFR; encoded by the coding sequence ATGCCGGACGCCTTCAGactttgtgtctctctctcactcactgacacacacacacagatccatCCTCGCCGCCGCCTGCCAGTGCAGTGGGTGCCCACTGAGGGATGTGCACACTGTGGTCTAGGAGCTGAGGCCAGCCTGCTGTTTGAGTTTCCCCTCTGCCCAGTGCAGCCCgagtccctccctccctccctccctgcagCGATGGCTGAGGTCAGCAGCAGTAGCCCGTTCCCGGAGGTGTTGGAGCTCAACGTTGGCGGGCAGGTCTATGTCACCAAACACGACACCTTGCTGAGCGTCTCCGACTCGCTGCTCGCCGAGCTCTTCTCCAGGAAGCAAACTCGGGTGCTGCCCCGGGACAACAGGGGACGCTACTTCCTGGACCGGGACGGGTTCCTGTTCAGGTACATCCTGGATTACCTGCGGGACAGGAGGCTGGTGCTGCCCGAGCACTTCCCGGAGAAGGagaggctgctccgggaagccgAGCACTTCCAGCTGGCTGAGCTGGTCAGCTTGCTGACAGCGCGGCTCCcccagcacagctctgcagccgAGGACGCCTGTCCCAGCGATATCGAGGAGAGCTCCCAGAGCAGCGAGCTCTTGGCCAAGGGTGCTGCCGGCCCGGCGGCCAGGGGCTCCGGCTTCATCACGCTCGGTTACCGAGGCTCCTACACCCTGGTCAGGGACAACCAGGCGGACGCCAAGTTCCGCAGGGTGGCCAGGATCATGGTGTGCGGCAGGATCGCCCTGACTAAGGAGGTTTTCGGGGACACCCTGAACGAGAGCCGGGACCCGGACCGACCTCCGGAGAAGTACACGTCCCGTTTCTACCTGAAGTTCACTTACCTGGAGCAAGCGTTTGACCGCCTCTCCGAGGCTGGCTTTCATATGGTGGCGTGTAACTCTACCGGCACCGCCACCTTCATCAACCAGTACCGAGAAGACAAAACGTGGAGCAGCTACACCGAGTACATCTTCTTCC